One window of the Bradyrhizobium sp. NP1 genome contains the following:
- a CDS encoding branched-chain amino acid ABC transporter ATP-binding protein/permease, whose translation MKTHLPILIFAGVMAAVPLLPGMPPFWIVLLDNIGLSALVAMGLVLLTGVGGLTSFGQAAFCGFGAYTTALLTTAYGLSPWVTLPLSLIVSGVAAVLLGLVTVRLSGHYLPLGTIAWGLGLFYLFSKLEFLGRNDGISGIPPLSIGSLKMIDPGAIYYAIWIAVLICAILTLNLLDSRTGRAIRALRRGHVAAEAFGVETARAKLLVFIHAAVLAGLSGWLYAHFQRAANPTPFGAQAGIEYLFIAVVGGAGYVWGGVLGAAIVIVLKEVLQSYLPYLLHGEGQLETIVFGILLVALLQLAPGGVWPWLTSLLPLKGERKRPDTSATLPARARAPGGPDVLLQLDSARKQFGGVIAVNNVSFDVQAREIVALIGPNGAGKSTTFNLITGVLTASSGNITVLGRKLHNVRPQEVVKLGISRTFQHVKLVPDMTVLENVALGAHLRGTSGALSSMLRLDRGDEAKLLAEAARQIERVGLSEQIDQLAGALSLGQQRIVEIARALCADPVLLLLDEPAAGLRHMEKQRLAALLRQLRDGGMSVLLVEHDMGFVMDLADRIVVLDFGTKIAEGTPAAIKSDPAVIKAYLGATA comes from the coding sequence ATGAAGACGCACCTTCCCATCCTCATTTTCGCAGGCGTGATGGCGGCCGTCCCGCTGTTGCCCGGCATGCCGCCGTTCTGGATCGTGCTGCTCGACAATATCGGGCTGTCCGCGCTGGTTGCGATGGGACTGGTGCTCTTGACCGGCGTCGGCGGCCTCACCTCGTTCGGCCAGGCGGCATTCTGCGGCTTCGGCGCCTATACCACCGCGCTGTTGACCACGGCCTATGGGCTGTCGCCCTGGGTGACGCTGCCGCTGTCGCTCATCGTCAGCGGCGTCGCCGCCGTGCTGCTCGGCCTCGTCACCGTGCGGCTGTCCGGCCACTATTTGCCGCTCGGCACCATCGCCTGGGGCCTTGGCCTGTTCTATCTGTTCAGCAAGCTGGAATTCTTGGGCCGCAACGACGGCATCTCCGGCATTCCGCCGCTGTCGATCGGTTCGCTCAAGATGATCGACCCCGGCGCGATCTACTATGCGATCTGGATCGCGGTGCTGATCTGCGCGATCCTGACGCTGAACCTGCTGGACTCCCGCACCGGCCGCGCCATTCGCGCGCTGCGGCGCGGCCACGTCGCGGCCGAAGCCTTCGGCGTCGAGACCGCGCGCGCCAAGCTGCTCGTCTTCATCCATGCCGCGGTGCTCGCCGGCCTGTCGGGCTGGCTCTATGCGCATTTCCAGCGCGCCGCCAATCCGACGCCGTTCGGCGCGCAGGCCGGCATCGAATATCTCTTCATCGCGGTCGTCGGCGGCGCCGGCTATGTCTGGGGCGGCGTGCTGGGCGCGGCCATCGTCATCGTGCTGAAGGAGGTCCTGCAGAGCTACCTGCCGTATCTGCTGCACGGCGAGGGCCAGCTCGAAACCATCGTGTTCGGCATCCTGCTGGTCGCGCTGCTGCAGCTTGCGCCCGGCGGCGTCTGGCCCTGGCTGACGTCGCTGCTGCCGCTCAAGGGCGAGCGCAAGCGCCCCGACACCAGCGCGACGCTGCCCGCGCGGGCGCGTGCGCCGGGCGGGCCCGACGTGCTGCTGCAGCTCGACAGTGCCAGAAAACAGTTCGGCGGCGTGATTGCGGTCAACAACGTCTCCTTCGACGTGCAGGCGCGCGAGATCGTCGCCCTGATCGGCCCGAATGGCGCGGGCAAGAGCACGACCTTCAACCTGATCACGGGCGTGCTGACCGCATCGAGCGGCAACATCACCGTGCTCGGCCGAAAGCTCCACAATGTCAGGCCGCAAGAGGTGGTGAAGCTCGGGATTTCCCGCACCTTCCAGCACGTCAAGCTGGTGCCCGACATGACGGTGCTGGAAAACGTCGCGCTCGGCGCGCATCTGCGCGGCACGTCCGGCGCGCTGTCGAGCATGCTGCGCCTCGACCGCGGCGATGAGGCGAAACTGCTGGCGGAGGCCGCGCGCCAGATCGAGCGCGTCGGCCTCTCCGAGCAGATCGACCAGCTCGCAGGCGCCCTGTCGCTCGGCCAGCAGCGCATCGTCGAGATCGCGCGCGCGCTCTGCGCCGATCCCGTCCTGCTCCTGCTCGACGAGCCGGCCGCGGGACTGCGCCACATGGAGAAGCAGCGGCTTGCCGCTTTGCTCAGGCAATTGCGCGACGGCGGCATGTCGGTGCTGCTGGTCGAGCACGACATGGGTTTCGTGATGGATCTCGCCGACCGCATCGTGGTGCTCGATTTCGGCACCAAGATCGCGGAGGGGACGCCGGCCGCGATCAAGAGCGATCCCGCCGTGATCAAGGCCTATCTGGGAGCGACCGCATGA
- a CDS encoding ABC transporter ATP-binding protein has protein sequence MSALLSVADAHVAYGKVEAVRSVSLDVAGNEIVTIIGANGAGKTTLLNAVMGILPLKGRVSFAGEDLACCEIEDRVALGLSLVPEHRELFSTMNVEDNLELGAFRITRAKAARAFERVYALFPRLKERRRQLAGTLSGGEQQMLAMGRALMGTPKLLMLDEPSLGLAPIIVADIFRTIGELRSAGVSVLLVEQNAQAALKVADRAYVMELGEFVLAGAASEIASNQQVAASYLGFQHEGQGAV, from the coding sequence ATGAGCGCGCTGCTCTCCGTCGCGGACGCCCATGTCGCCTACGGCAAGGTCGAGGCCGTGCGCTCGGTATCGCTCGACGTCGCCGGCAACGAGATCGTCACCATCATCGGCGCCAACGGCGCCGGCAAGACCACGCTGCTCAACGCCGTCATGGGCATCCTGCCGCTGAAGGGCCGCGTTTCCTTTGCCGGCGAGGATCTCGCGTGCTGCGAGATCGAGGACCGCGTCGCGCTCGGCCTCTCGCTCGTGCCGGAACACCGCGAGCTGTTCTCGACCATGAATGTCGAGGACAATCTCGAGCTCGGTGCGTTTCGCATCACCAGGGCGAAAGCGGCGCGCGCCTTCGAGCGCGTCTATGCGCTGTTTCCGCGGCTGAAGGAGCGGCGCAGGCAGCTTGCCGGCACGCTGTCGGGCGGCGAGCAGCAGATGCTGGCGATGGGCCGCGCGCTGATGGGCACGCCGAAACTGTTGATGCTGGACGAGCCGAGCCTCGGGCTCGCCCCGATCATCGTCGCCGACATCTTCAGGACCATCGGCGAATTGCGCAGCGCCGGCGTCTCGGTGCTGCTGGTGGAGCAGAACGCACAGGCCGCGCTGAAGGTCGCGGACCGCGCCTATGTGATGGAGCTCGGCGAGTTCGTGCTCGCAGGCGCGGCCAGCGAGATCGCGAGCAACCAGCAGGTTGCGGCGAGCTATCTCGGCTTCCAGCACGAAGGCCAAGGCGCGGTCTGA
- a CDS encoding MarR family transcriptional regulator has protein sequence MADPVRPRKEPTAVAGENGALQLGELAELLGYSLKRAQLKVFEDFLRCVAPLQLTPAQFSALLLIDRNPGRNQTEIAATLGILRPNFVAMLDGLESRDLCSRVRSTTDRRSHTLMLTDKGRAVLARAKRLVAAKHEARINELLGPANKAALLAMLSKIALEF, from the coding sequence ATGGCCGATCCCGTCAGGCCGCGCAAGGAGCCGACCGCGGTTGCGGGCGAAAATGGCGCGCTGCAGCTCGGAGAGCTGGCGGAGCTGCTCGGCTATTCGCTCAAGCGCGCGCAGCTGAAGGTATTCGAGGATTTCCTGCGCTGCGTCGCGCCGCTGCAGCTCACGCCGGCGCAGTTTTCCGCGCTGCTCCTGATCGACAGGAATCCCGGGCGAAACCAGACCGAGATCGCGGCGACGCTCGGCATCCTCAGGCCGAACTTCGTGGCGATGCTGGACGGGCTGGAAAGCCGCGATCTTTGCAGCCGCGTGCGCTCGACCACCGATCGGCGCTCGCACACCCTGATGCTGACCGACAAGGGCAGGGCGGTGCTGGCGCGCGCCAAGAGGCTGGTCGCCGCCAAGCACGAGGCGCGGATCAACGAGCTGCTCGGTCCCGCCAACAAGGCCGCGCTGCTGGCGATGCTGTCGAAGATCGCGCTGGAGTTCTGA
- a CDS encoding ABC transporter substrate-binding protein has translation MPILLQRPFTAISLALALTIAGGGAALAQKKYDTGAGDTEIKIGNIVPYSGPASAYGTVGKVMGAVFSKVNDEGGIKRRKVNFISYDDAYSPPKAVEQARRLIESDEVLLLFGTLGTASNTAIQKYVNGKKVPQLFVATGATKWNDPKNFPWTMGWLPSYQSEAHIYAKYLLKEKPAAKIAVLYQNDDMGKDYLKGLKDGLASDPKRIVAEESYEVAEPTIDSHVVRLKSASPDVIIFFTTPKFGAQAIKKLGEMSWKPLTIICNVSASTATVMRPAGLENSQGVISTSYAKDASDPQWTDDAGVKNYRALLAKYLPEVNPADASAMTGYNMATTMVEVLRRSGDDLTRANIMKQASSLKQFPQEGLLPGVTITTGPDDFQPIEQLQLMQFKGERWQLFGEVISGELGN, from the coding sequence ATGCCGATCCTTCTGCAGCGTCCTTTCACAGCCATCTCGCTTGCACTCGCGCTGACCATCGCCGGCGGCGGCGCGGCGCTGGCCCAGAAGAAATACGACACCGGCGCCGGCGACACCGAGATCAAGATCGGCAACATCGTTCCCTATAGCGGGCCGGCCTCGGCCTACGGCACCGTCGGCAAGGTGATGGGCGCGGTGTTCAGCAAGGTCAACGACGAGGGCGGCATCAAGCGCCGCAAGGTCAACTTCATCTCCTACGACGACGCCTATTCGCCGCCCAAGGCGGTGGAGCAGGCGCGCAGGCTGATCGAGAGCGACGAGGTGCTGCTGCTGTTCGGCACGCTCGGCACGGCGTCCAACACCGCGATCCAGAAATATGTGAACGGCAAGAAGGTGCCGCAGCTCTTCGTCGCGACCGGAGCCACCAAGTGGAACGACCCGAAGAATTTCCCGTGGACCATGGGCTGGCTGCCGAGCTACCAGAGCGAGGCGCACATCTACGCCAAATATCTCCTGAAGGAGAAGCCCGCCGCCAAGATCGCGGTGCTCTACCAGAACGACGACATGGGCAAGGATTATCTGAAAGGGCTGAAGGACGGTCTCGCCTCTGATCCCAAGCGCATCGTCGCCGAGGAAAGCTACGAGGTCGCGGAGCCGACCATCGATTCCCACGTGGTGCGCCTGAAGTCGGCCTCTCCCGACGTCATCATCTTCTTCACCACGCCGAAGTTCGGCGCCCAGGCGATCAAGAAGCTCGGCGAGATGAGCTGGAAGCCGCTCACCATCATCTGCAACGTCAGCGCCTCCACCGCGACCGTGATGCGGCCGGCGGGGCTCGAGAACTCGCAAGGCGTGATCTCGACTTCCTACGCCAAGGACGCCAGTGACCCGCAATGGACCGACGATGCCGGCGTGAAGAACTACCGGGCGCTGCTCGCCAAATATCTGCCCGAGGTCAATCCGGCCGACGCCTCGGCCATGACCGGATACAACATGGCGACGACCATGGTGGAAGTGCTAAGACGTTCCGGCGATGATCTCACCCGCGCCAACATCATGAAGCAGGCCTCGAGCCTGAAGCAGTTTCCGCAGGAGGGCCTGCTTCCCGGCGTCACCATCACGACCGGCCCGGACGACTTCCAGCCGATCGAGCAGCTGCAGCTCATGCAGTTCAAGGGCGAGCGCTGGCAGCTGTTCGGCGAGGTGATCAGCGGCGAGCTCGGCAATTGA
- a CDS encoding SDR family NAD(P)-dependent oxidoreductase, translated as MQMKGQAAIVTGGASGLGEATARRLAALGARVAICDLNTKLAETVAAEIKGTAITCDVAASASAEAAITQAAKVHGPARVLVNCAGIGVAKRVVGRDGPMPLADFERVIRINLIGTFNMLRLAGAEMAKLEPQPSGERGVIINTASVAAYDGQIGQSAYSASKGGIVGMTLPIAREFAQFGIRVLTIAPGLFRTPLLAGLPQEAQDSLAAAVPFPHRLGDPDEFAALAMHMIDNPYLNGEVVRLDASLRMAPK; from the coding sequence ATGCAGATGAAGGGTCAGGCCGCCATCGTCACCGGTGGCGCATCGGGGCTGGGTGAGGCCACCGCCCGCAGGCTTGCCGCGCTTGGCGCGAGGGTCGCGATCTGCGACCTCAACACCAAGCTCGCGGAAACCGTCGCCGCCGAGATCAAGGGCACCGCCATCACCTGCGATGTCGCGGCTTCCGCGTCCGCGGAAGCTGCGATCACGCAGGCCGCAAAGGTCCACGGGCCGGCGCGGGTGCTGGTCAATTGCGCCGGCATCGGCGTTGCCAAGCGCGTGGTCGGCCGCGACGGGCCGATGCCTCTGGCGGATTTCGAGCGCGTGATCCGCATCAATCTGATCGGCACGTTCAACATGCTGCGGCTCGCGGGCGCCGAGATGGCGAAGCTCGAGCCGCAGCCGAGCGGCGAGCGCGGCGTCATCATCAACACGGCGTCGGTTGCGGCCTATGACGGCCAGATCGGACAGTCCGCCTATTCGGCGTCGAAGGGCGGCATCGTCGGCATGACGCTGCCGATCGCGCGCGAATTCGCGCAGTTCGGCATCCGCGTGCTGACGATCGCGCCCGGCCTGTTCCGCACGCCGCTGCTCGCCGGCCTGCCGCAGGAGGCGCAGGATTCGCTTGCTGCCGCGGTCCCGTTCCCGCACCGCCTCGGCGATCCCGACGAGTTCGCCGCACTCGCGATGCACATGATCGACAACCCCTACCTCAACGGCGAGGTGGTACGGCTCGATGCCTCGCTGCGCATGGCGCCGAAATAG
- a CDS encoding branched-chain amino acid ABC transporter permease has product MNSTIMLFLIQDGITNGAIYALLGLALVLVFAVTRVILIPQGEFVTYGALTYASLSSGQVPGTAKLALAMGIAAFGLDLFAARRSLHAARIARAFAVNVVLPCLVLAASLWAAGHHAPVGINIALSLVIVAAIGSFLYRIAFQPIAHTSVLVLLIASVGCHLAMQGLGLLFFGAEGQRGPAILSTSLTAGPLRFTGQSIAVYAITAGFIVALWLFFGFTRYGKALRATAVNRLGARLAGIRTSLSGQIAFLLASLIGALSGILIVPITTLYYDTGFLIGLKGFIAAIIGGLVSYPLTAIAALLVGIVESFSSFYASNFKEVIVFTLLIPVLLLRSLAAPEVEEEKD; this is encoded by the coding sequence TTGAACTCGACGATCATGCTGTTCCTGATCCAGGACGGCATCACCAACGGCGCGATCTACGCGCTGCTCGGGCTGGCGCTGGTGCTGGTGTTCGCAGTGACCCGCGTCATCCTGATTCCGCAGGGCGAATTCGTCACCTATGGCGCGCTGACCTATGCCTCGCTGTCGTCCGGGCAGGTGCCGGGCACGGCGAAGCTGGCGCTGGCGATGGGCATCGCGGCGTTCGGCCTTGACCTGTTCGCCGCCCGCCGCTCGCTGCATGCCGCCCGTATCGCCCGCGCCTTTGCCGTCAATGTGGTGCTGCCCTGTCTCGTGTTGGCGGCGTCGCTGTGGGCCGCCGGCCACCACGCGCCCGTCGGCATCAACATCGCGCTCTCGCTCGTCATCGTCGCCGCGATCGGCTCGTTCCTCTACCGCATCGCCTTCCAGCCGATCGCGCACACCTCCGTGCTGGTGCTCCTGATCGCTTCCGTCGGCTGCCATCTCGCGATGCAGGGGCTTGGGCTATTGTTCTTCGGCGCCGAGGGCCAGCGGGGACCGGCGATCCTCTCGACGTCCTTGACCGCCGGGCCGCTGCGCTTCACCGGGCAAAGCATCGCGGTCTACGCCATCACCGCCGGCTTCATCGTCGCGCTCTGGCTGTTCTTCGGCTTCACCCGCTATGGCAAGGCGCTCCGCGCCACCGCCGTCAACCGGCTCGGCGCACGGCTTGCCGGCATCCGCACCTCGCTGTCCGGGCAGATCGCCTTCCTGCTGGCGTCGCTGATCGGCGCGCTCTCCGGCATCCTGATCGTGCCGATCACCACGCTCTATTACGACACCGGCTTCCTGATCGGCCTGAAGGGTTTCATCGCCGCGATCATCGGCGGTCTCGTCAGTTATCCCCTGACCGCGATCGCCGCGCTCCTGGTCGGGATCGTGGAATCCTTCTCCTCCTTCTACGCCAGCAACTTCAAAGAGGTCATCGTCTTCACGCTCCTGATCCCGGTTCTTCTGCTGCGCTCGCTCGCCGCGCCCGAGGTCGAGGAGGAAAAGGATTAG
- a CDS encoding thioesterase family protein: MFVHRRQVQIQWGDCDPANIVYYPRYFEMFDDSTSIMFEAAGFSKQDIVKKYGLVGIPMVDTRAKFYIASTHGDWITIESRVEHFNRSSFEVTHKVYKDEALAIEAFETRVLVGHHPDDPGRLKSAPFPEEIVARFMRG, from the coding sequence ATGTTCGTCCACCGGCGCCAGGTGCAGATCCAGTGGGGCGACTGCGACCCCGCCAACATCGTCTACTATCCGCGCTACTTCGAGATGTTCGACGACTCCACCTCGATCATGTTCGAGGCCGCCGGCTTCTCGAAGCAGGACATCGTGAAGAAGTACGGGCTGGTCGGCATCCCCATGGTCGACACCCGCGCGAAGTTCTACATCGCCTCCACCCATGGCGACTGGATCACGATCGAGAGCCGGGTGGAGCACTTCAACCGTTCGAGCTTCGAGGTCACCCACAAGGTGTACAAGGATGAGGCGTTGGCGATCGAAGCGTTCGAGACGCGCGTCCTGGTCGGGCATCATCCCGACGATCCCGGCAGGCTGAAGTCGGCGCCATTCCCGGAGGAGATCGTGGCAAGATTCATGCGGGGCTGA
- a CDS encoding DUF4147 domain-containing protein — MTDRRPLLRAIYDAAVAAAHPDVVLAAHLKPVPKGRVICLAAGKGAAALAAAAERHYLDALEMEPSRLVGIATTRHGHGVPTRRIKVVEAGHPMPDQAGLAGAEETLRMAAGAGPDDLLLVLLSGGGSANWIAPAEGVSFEEKQKLTRALLRSGAPIGEVNTVRKHLSRIKGGRLARAGQHAAEIVTLAISDVPHDDPSAIASGPTVPDPTTLGDARAIVTKYRLEAADAIRRALDDSKNESCKPGDAAFARAHFELIARPRASLDTAIRLAREAGYDVIDLGADLEGEAREVAADHAKLALEARRDGRRVAIISGGELTVTVRGNGRGGPNQEYALALADLFKDTSGISALAGDTDGADGGGGSASDPAGAVIDQTTFAKMKSLGLSPSAYLDNNDATGFFAQTGDLLQTGPTLTNVNDVRVILVDQQ, encoded by the coding sequence ATGACCGACCGACGTCCCCTGTTGCGTGCGATCTATGATGCGGCGGTTGCCGCCGCCCATCCTGACGTGGTGCTAGCGGCGCATCTCAAGCCGGTGCCGAAAGGCCGGGTGATCTGCCTTGCCGCGGGCAAGGGCGCCGCTGCGCTCGCCGCCGCCGCCGAGCGCCACTATCTCGACGCGCTGGAGATGGAGCCTTCGCGCCTTGTCGGCATCGCCACCACCCGCCACGGCCACGGCGTGCCGACGCGGCGGATCAAGGTGGTGGAGGCCGGCCATCCGATGCCGGACCAGGCGGGACTTGCCGGCGCCGAAGAGACGCTGCGCATGGCGGCAGGCGCCGGCCCCGACGACCTCCTGCTCGTGCTGCTGTCGGGCGGCGGCTCGGCGAACTGGATCGCGCCGGCCGAAGGCGTGTCATTCGAGGAGAAGCAGAAACTGACCCGCGCGCTGTTGCGCTCTGGTGCGCCGATCGGCGAGGTCAACACCGTCAGGAAGCATCTGTCGCGGATCAAGGGCGGCCGGCTGGCGCGTGCCGGCCAGCACGCCGCCGAAATCGTCACGCTCGCGATCTCGGACGTGCCGCACGACGATCCCTCGGCCATCGCCTCGGGGCCTACGGTGCCGGACCCTACCACGCTTGGCGACGCGCGCGCCATCGTCACCAAATATCGCCTCGAGGCCGCCGACGCGATCCGCCGCGCGCTCGACGATTCCAAGAACGAAAGCTGCAAGCCGGGCGACGCTGCGTTCGCCCGCGCGCATTTCGAGCTGATCGCGCGCCCGCGCGCCTCGCTCGACACCGCGATCAGGCTGGCGCGCGAGGCCGGATACGACGTGATCGACCTCGGCGCCGACCTCGAGGGCGAGGCGCGCGAGGTCGCGGCCGATCACGCGAAACTTGCGCTTGAAGCGCGCCGCGACGGCCGCCGCGTCGCAATCATCTCCGGCGGCGAGCTTACCGTCACCGTGCGTGGCAATGGCCGCGGCGGACCGAACCAGGAATATGCGCTGGCGCTCGCCGACCTCTTCAAGGACACATCAGGCATTTCCGCGCTTGCCGGCGACACCGACGGCGCCGATGGCGGCGGCGGCTCGGCCTCCGATCCGGCCGGCGCCGTGATCGACCAGACGACCTTTGCGAAGATGAAATCGCTTGGCTTGAGCCCGAGCGCCTATCTCGACAACAACGACGCGACCGGCTTTTTTGCCCAGACCGGCGACCTGCTGCAGACCGGCCCGACGCTGACCAATGTCAACGACGTCAGGGTGATTTTGGTGGACCAGCAATAG
- a CDS encoding ABC transporter substrate-binding protein — MRTALLPTAAIAVAFALAGSPAMAQSSEITIGISISTTGPAAALGIPERNALEFVPKEIGGVPLKVIVLDDGGDPTNATTNARRFVTESKADVIMGSSTTPPTVAVSNVANEAGIPHIGLAPFPITPERAKWSVDMPQPVPIMGKVLYEHMKAHNVKTVGYIGYSDSYGDLWFNDFKNQGVPMGMTVADEERFARPDTSVTGQVLKLVAANPDAILIGASGTAAALPQTELRDRGYKGLIYQTHGAASMDFIRIAGKAAEGVIMASGPVMSPETQPDSALTKKPGLALNTAYEAKYGASSRSQFAGHSYDAFEVLKRVIPTALKTAKPGTPEFREAIRQAFLTEREIAASQGVYNFTEKDRYGLDDRSRIILTVKDGKYVPAQ, encoded by the coding sequence ATGAGGACGGCTCTTCTGCCGACGGCTGCGATCGCGGTTGCCTTTGCGCTCGCGGGAAGCCCCGCGATGGCGCAATCCAGCGAGATCACCATCGGTATCTCGATCTCCACCACGGGGCCGGCTGCGGCGCTCGGCATTCCCGAGCGCAATGCGCTGGAATTCGTGCCGAAGGAGATCGGCGGCGTGCCGCTGAAGGTGATCGTGCTCGACGACGGCGGCGACCCGACCAACGCCACCACCAATGCGCGGCGTTTTGTCACGGAATCCAAGGCCGACGTCATCATGGGCTCCTCGACCACGCCGCCGACGGTGGCGGTGTCCAACGTCGCCAACGAAGCCGGCATCCCGCATATCGGTCTTGCACCGTTCCCGATCACGCCGGAGCGCGCCAAGTGGTCGGTCGACATGCCGCAGCCGGTGCCGATCATGGGCAAGGTGCTCTACGAGCACATGAAGGCGCATAACGTGAAGACGGTCGGCTATATCGGCTATTCCGATTCCTACGGCGATCTCTGGTTCAACGATTTCAAGAACCAGGGCGTGCCGATGGGCATGACCGTTGCCGATGAGGAGCGCTTCGCGCGCCCCGATACGTCGGTCACCGGCCAGGTGCTCAAGCTCGTCGCCGCCAATCCCGATGCGATCCTGATCGGTGCCTCCGGCACGGCCGCCGCGCTGCCGCAGACCGAGCTGCGCGATCGCGGCTACAAGGGCCTGATCTACCAGACCCATGGCGCCGCCAGCATGGATTTCATCCGCATCGCCGGCAAGGCGGCGGAGGGCGTGATCATGGCATCGGGGCCGGTGATGTCGCCGGAGACGCAGCCGGATTCCGCGCTGACCAAGAAGCCGGGCCTGGCGCTCAACACGGCCTACGAAGCGAAATATGGTGCGAGCAGCCGCAGCCAGTTCGCCGGCCATTCCTACGACGCCTTCGAGGTGCTCAAGCGCGTGATCCCCACCGCGCTCAAGACCGCAAAACCCGGCACGCCGGAATTCCGCGAGGCGATCCGCCAGGCCTTTCTCACGGAGCGCGAGATCGCCGCCAGCCAGGGCGTCTATAACTTCACCGAGAAGGACCGCTACGGCCTCGACGACCGCTCGCGGATCATCCTCACCGTGAAGGACGGCAAATACGTCCCGGCGCAGTAA
- a CDS encoding feruloyl-CoA synthase, translated as MIAKDKPHPLRAISFGDPDVAIERRDDGAIYLRPKRQLTDYPTRITDRLHHWADAAPDRVFMAERAGAGWRRLTYAELLRATRQIASALLSRRLSAERPVVILSGNAIDHALVAFGALYAGVPFCPVSPAYSLVSKDFGKLAYLMKLLTPGLVFADDAAKFSAALAATVPDDAEIVASRGGLPGRDVTRLSDLLATPEHEHLDAAHDAIGPGTIAKFLLTSGSTGNPKAVINTQAMLCANQVMLRETLAFLKDEPPVIVDWLPWNHTFGGNHNFGLTLYNGGSMYLDAGKPVPGGIEETVRNLREISPTVYFNVPKGYEQLLPYLRDDASLRGKFFARLHAMFFSGAALSPHIWNGLDELAVAETGFRVPMLTGLGATETAPFFMSVKPSTSRSGHVGLPVSGNEAKLVPNNGKLEVRARGPNVTPGYWRQPELTRAAFDEEGFYKFGDALKPIDPDDLHAGFDFDGRIAEDFKLASGTWVSVGPLRARVIAACAPLVRDVVIAGINRDEVAAILIPDPDGCRLINPDLAADDVATVAADPGIRAALRERLQRLLAAATGSSTRIARAMLLDAPLSIDRGEVTDKGSINQRAVLEHRAGLIEELYAEPPSPRVIAL; from the coding sequence ATGATCGCCAAGGACAAGCCTCATCCGCTACGCGCGATCTCCTTCGGCGATCCCGATGTCGCGATCGAGCGCCGTGACGACGGAGCCATCTATCTGCGCCCGAAGCGGCAGCTCACCGATTATCCGACGCGAATCACCGATCGCCTGCATCACTGGGCGGATGCCGCGCCGGACCGCGTCTTCATGGCGGAGCGCGCGGGCGCGGGCTGGCGGCGGCTCACCTATGCCGAATTGCTGCGCGCGACCCGCCAGATCGCTTCCGCGCTGCTTTCGCGCCGTCTCTCGGCGGAGCGGCCGGTCGTCATCCTCTCCGGCAATGCGATCGATCACGCGCTGGTCGCCTTCGGCGCGCTCTATGCAGGCGTCCCGTTCTGTCCGGTCTCGCCGGCCTATTCGCTGGTGTCGAAGGACTTTGGCAAGCTCGCTTATCTGATGAAGCTTCTGACGCCGGGCCTCGTGTTCGCCGACGATGCCGCGAAATTTTCCGCAGCACTTGCCGCCACCGTGCCCGATGACGCCGAGATCGTTGCAAGCCGCGGCGGACTGCCGGGCCGCGACGTCACGCGGCTTTCCGATCTGCTGGCCACGCCGGAGCATGAACATCTCGATGCCGCGCATGACGCCATCGGTCCCGGCACCATCGCCAAGTTCCTGCTTACCTCGGGCTCGACCGGCAACCCGAAGGCCGTGATCAACACGCAGGCGATGCTCTGCGCCAACCAGGTGATGCTGCGCGAGACGCTCGCTTTCCTGAAGGACGAGCCGCCCGTGATCGTCGACTGGCTGCCCTGGAACCACACCTTTGGCGGCAACCACAATTTCGGGCTCACGCTCTATAACGGCGGCTCGATGTATCTCGACGCCGGCAAGCCGGTGCCTGGCGGCATCGAGGAGACGGTGCGGAATTTGCGCGAGATCTCGCCGACCGTCTATTTCAACGTGCCCAAGGGCTATGAGCAGCTGTTGCCATATCTGCGCGATGACGCTTCCCTGCGCGGAAAATTCTTCGCCCGGCTGCATGCGATGTTCTTCTCGGGCGCGGCGCTTTCGCCGCATATCTGGAACGGGCTCGACGAGCTTGCGGTGGCCGAGACCGGCTTCCGCGTGCCGATGCTGACGGGACTGGGCGCGACCGAAACCGCGCCGTTCTTCATGTCGGTGAAGCCATCGACCAGCCGCTCCGGCCATGTCGGCCTGCCGGTGTCGGGCAACGAGGCCAAGCTCGTGCCCAACAATGGCAAGCTCGAGGTCCGCGCCAGGGGACCGAACGTCACGCCGGGCTACTGGCGCCAGCCGGAATTGACCCGTGCGGCCTTCGACGAGGAAGGCTTTTACAAGTTCGGCGATGCGCTGAAACCGATCGATCCCGATGATCTTCACGCTGGCTTCGATTTCGACGGCCGCATCGCCGAGGATTTCAAGCTCGCCAGCGGCACCTGGGTCAGCGTCGGCCCGCTGCGCGCGCGGGTCATCGCGGCCTGCGCGCCGCTGGTGCGCGACGTCGTCATTGCGGGCATCAACCGCGACGAGGTCGCGGCGATCCTGATCCCCGATCCCGACGGCTGCCGGCTGATCAATCCCGATCTTGCCGCCGACGACGTCGCCACCGTCGCCGCCGATCCCGGCATTCGCGCCGCATTGCGCGAGCGGTTGCAGCGGCTGCTCGCCGCCGCGACCGGCTCCTCGACCCGGATTGCGCGCGCGATGCTGCTGGATGCGCCGCTGTCGATCGACCGCGGCGAGGTCACCGACAAAGGGTCGATCAACCAGCGCGCGGTGCTGGAACACCGTGCTGGGCTGATCGAGGAACTTTATGCCGAGCCGCCATCGCCGCGCGTGATCGCGCTATAG